A genomic window from Onychostoma macrolepis isolate SWU-2019 chromosome 22, ASM1243209v1, whole genome shotgun sequence includes:
- the si:ch211-246m6.4 gene encoding transcription factor 15 → MGSQHLRHGLPTTTSLSLHTMKSTAGEHEHFPHDTQSLPSDPDELDSGSESSEKSTGAGSPLRGHREVGRRRGGRRLAGVSKQRQAANARERDRTHSVNTAFTALRTLIPTEPADRKLSKIETLRLASSYISHLANVLLLGEDCMDGQPCLKYHNILQSNTNLKTPPVRPICTFCLSNQRKMLRDGEKHTTV, encoded by the exons ATGGGCAGCCAGCATCTACGCCATGGACTACCCACAACTACCAGTCTGTCTCTGCACACTATGAAGTCCACCGCAGGGGAGCACGAGCACTTTCCACACGATACCCAGAGCTTACCCTCCGACCCTGATGAGCTCGACAGTGGCAGCGAAAGCTCAGAGAAATCCACCGGAGCAGGGAGCCCCCTGCGGGGCCACAGGGAGGTGGGGAGACGCAGAGGGGGTCGTAGACTTGCAGGGGTGAGCAAACAACGTCAGGCAGCTAATGCTCGGGAGCGAGACCGTACACACAGTGTCAACACTGCCTTCACGGCGCTGCGTACCCTCATCCCTACAGAGCCGGCCGACAGAAAGTTGTCCAAAATCGAGACCCTGCGATTGGCATCAAGCTACATTTCGCACTTGGCCAACGTGCTTCTGCTAGGGGAGGACTGCATGGATGGGCAACCGTGTCTGAAATATCACAACATCTTACAAAGCAACACCAACCTCAAAACTCCACCGGTTCGACCCATCTGTACCTTCTGCTTGAGTAACCAAAGGAAAATG CTTAGAGATGGGGAAAAGCACACAACTGTGTGA
- the bzw1a gene encoding eIF5-mimic protein 2-A has translation MNNQKQQKPTLTGQRFKTRKRDEKERFDPSQFQESIVQGLNQTGTDLEAVAKFLDASGAKLDYRRYAETLFDILVAGGMLAPGGTLSDDLTRTEFCLFTASEDLETMQAYAQVFNKLIRRYKYLEKGFEEEIKKLLLFLKGFTESERNKLAMLTGILLANGNISASILNSLFNENLVKEGVSAAFAVKLFKSWINEKDINSVAASLRKVGMDNRLMELFPANKRSCEHFSKYFTDAGLKELSDFARNQQSIGARKELQKELQEQMSRGETLKDIIAYVREEMKKTSISEQTMIGIVWTSVMSSVEWNKKEELVTEQAIKLLKQYSPLLKAFTSQGLSELTLLLKIQEYCYDNIHFMKAFQKIVVLLYKADVLSEEVILKWYTEGHVAKGKSVFLEQMKKFVEWLKNAEEESESEEEEAD, from the exons ATGAATAATCAAAAGCAGCAAAAGCCAACGCTTACCGGCCAGCGTTTTAAAACTCGCAAAAGAG ATGAAAAGGAGAGATTTGACCCTTCTCAGTTTCAAGAAAGTATTGTTCAAGGCTTGAACCAAACTGGCACAGATTTGGAAGCGGTTGCAAAGTTCCTCGATGCCTCTGGCGCCAAGCTCGACTACCGCCGGTATGCTGAGACACTCTTCGACATCCTGGTGGCTGGAGGAATGCTGG cccCAGGAGGTACTCTATCTGATGACTTGACCCGTACGGAGTTCTGCCTCTTCACGGCAAGTGAAGACCTGGAGACCATGCAGGCTTACGCTCAG GTTTTTAACAAGCTGATCAGGCGTTACAAGTACCTGGAGAAAGGGTTTGAAGAGGAGATCAAGAAG ctGCTGCTGTTTTTAAAAGGCTTCACCGAGTCAGAGAGGAATAAATTGGCCATGCTTACCGGAATCCTGCTGGCCAATGGCAATATATCAGCCTCCATCCTGAACAGCCTCTTTAATGAGAACTTGGTCAAGGAAG GTGTGTCTGCTGCCTTCGCTGTGAAACTGTTCAAATCTTGGATCAACGAAAAGGACATCAACTCAGTTGCTGCTAGCCTGCGTAAAGTTGGCATGGACAACAGGCTGATG GAGCTGTTCCCTGCCAACAAGCGTAGCTGCGAACActtctcaaaatatttcaccGATGCTGGGCTGAAAGAGCTCTCAGACTTCGCTCGCAACCAGCAGTCCATTGGAGCGCGCAAAGAGCTTCAGAAGGAACTGCAAGAGCAGATGTCCCGCGGCGAGACCCTCAAAGAT ATCATTGCCTACGTTCGTGAAGAGATGAAGAAAACGAGCATCTCCGAGCAGACAATGATAGGCATCGTGTGGACCAGTGTCATGAGCTCCGTCGAGTGGAATAAAAAGGAGGAGCTCGTCACAGAGCAAGCCATCAAACTCTTGAAG CAATACAGCCCACTGCTGAAGGCCTTTACCTCCCAGGGCCTGTCTGAGCTCACCCTCCTGCTGAAGATCCAGGAGTACTGCTACGACAACATCCACTTCATGAAGGCCTTCCAGAAGATTGTGGTGCTTCTTTACAAAG CTGATGTTTTGAGCGAGGAGGTGATTTTGAAGTGGTACACAGAAGGCCACGTGGCCAAAGGAAAGAGCGTCTTCCTCGAGCAAATGAAGAAGTTTGTAGAATGGCTGAAGAACGCCGAGGAGG AGTCTGAATCGGAGGAAGAGGAGGCAGACTAA